Proteins encoded in a region of the Candidatus Nitrosomarinus catalina genome:
- a CDS encoding aconitase X, whose translation MELTREEESALKGENGETMQMAYRILVATGEATDAEKLVPIEWAHLSGVNYNTIGDAGEEFLSSISKDARVSVKTTLNPMGFDIDNVSNYKLDENFISKQLSIRNSYETMGVIPSFSCIPYEIFDIPKNGTQVAFAESNAAIHANSYDNLKTNKESAFSALASAIVGKSPYSSLRKEDSPNITIEMKVKNPNELSYGMLGFFAGKVGDTSVNISGLAEMDQRQCKAMCGGMGTSGTCAKFNFGEGDSNTEKIEFDEKEMQNVHDELNTSEKGDIITLGSPQLGLDEISDLTAKLKGRSFEKRCMVFLPRTVKEQAQKIGYISELERAGCEILSDCCTCLTPLICKDDVDAVTTNSIKGAFYLKNSNGVGVNLKSLKEIVEDETR comes from the coding sequence TTGGAATTAACTCGTGAAGAAGAGTCTGCTCTAAAAGGTGAAAATGGGGAAACTATGCAAATGGCATACCGAATTCTAGTTGCAACCGGAGAAGCAACTGATGCTGAAAAATTAGTCCCAATTGAATGGGCTCATCTTTCTGGTGTAAATTATAATACAATTGGTGATGCAGGAGAAGAATTTCTTTCATCAATTAGTAAAGACGCCCGTGTTTCAGTAAAAACAACATTGAACCCAATGGGTTTTGATATCGATAATGTATCTAATTACAAATTAGATGAAAATTTTATTTCCAAACAGCTCTCAATTAGAAATTCTTATGAAACAATGGGAGTAATTCCATCATTTTCCTGTATTCCATATGAAATTTTTGATATTCCAAAAAATGGAACACAAGTTGCATTTGCTGAAAGTAATGCAGCAATACATGCAAATTCTTATGATAATTTAAAAACAAACAAAGAAAGTGCATTCAGTGCATTAGCTAGTGCAATAGTTGGAAAAAGTCCTTATTCATCATTGCGTAAAGAAGATTCTCCAAACATTACAATTGAAATGAAAGTAAAAAATCCTAATGAATTATCATATGGAATGTTAGGCTTTTTTGCTGGAAAAGTGGGTGATACTTCTGTAAATATTTCTGGTCTTGCTGAAATGGATCAAAGACAATGTAAAGCAATGTGTGGTGGAATGGGAACTTCTGGAACTTGTGCTAAATTTAATTTTGGTGAAGGTGATTCAAATACTGAAAAAATAGAATTTGATGAAAAAGAAATGCAAAATGTACATGATGAACTCAATACTTCAGAAAAAGGGGATATAATCACATTGGGTAGTCCTCAATTAGGTTTAGATGAAATTTCAGATCTTACTGCTAAATTGAAAGGTCGTTCATTTGAAAAAAGATGTATGGTTTTCTTACCTAGAACAGTAAAAGAACAGGCACAAAAAATTGGGTATATTTCAGAACTTGAACGAGCTGGATGTGAAATTCTTTCTGATTGTTGTACATGTCTGACCCCATTGATATGTAAAGATGATGTCGATGCAGTAACCACTAATAGTATCAAAGGTGCATTTTATCTTAAAAATTCAAATGGTGTAGGTGTTAATCTAAAATCATTAAAAGAAATTGTAGAAGATGAAACACGATGA
- a CDS encoding aconitase X swivel domain-containing protein: protein MNKILVSGKVEGIVLKSNDPINFLGTVDKKTGIISDKNHTLFEKSMKNLVLVFPSGIGSSVGAYTIYSIKSNNTAPIAMICKKADLTVATGCALANIPLITISDEEFESLKTGMKLSLDTDSTTLIHYQ from the coding sequence ATGAATAAAATTTTAGTTTCAGGTAAAGTGGAAGGAATTGTTTTAAAATCAAATGATCCAATTAATTTTTTAGGTACAGTTGATAAAAAAACTGGAATTATTAGCGATAAGAATCACACACTATTTGAAAAATCAATGAAAAATTTGGTTTTAGTATTTCCATCTGGAATCGGTAGCAGTGTTGGTGCATATACCATCTACTCTATAAAATCAAATAATACAGCACCAATTGCAATGATTTGTAAAAAGGCAGATCTAACAGTTGCTACAGGCTGTGCATTAGCAAATATTCCATTAATTACAATCAGTGATGAAGAATTTGAATCACTCAAAACTGGAATGAAATTATCTCTTGATACTGATTCAACTACTCTAATTCATTATCAGTAG
- the rqcH gene encoding ribosome rescue protein RqcH: MALAGIELRYLVNQISEQVQGYYISNIYGITKDSILFKLHHTEKSDLFMMISTSGVWLTKVKIDQMEPNRLLKRLRSDLLRLKLKKIEQIGAERIAYFTFEGFGKEFILVGEFFGDGNILLCNNEMKILALQHSIEVRHRKLSVGLDYTQPPENNLDIFNLTESDFDELKNTDLIAAKWFGRTLGLPKKYVESVFEITNIDPKKIGNLLTKEEIEKIYQTTKNIISDIVLGNHEPVIVENEKIEVLPVKLGKLEGKITSVPTFIDGLDTVFTKNIVDKGKSIQTSGSDKKIKDLETQISEQEKAIATVKEKSKKITNVANSLYEMVSKGIISITNDSAQAILATNNAKLINEKGISMIIVEDEKIKINTESPLQSIASVLFNQAKKQSGAINSIQAIKEKTEKKLKKFQNQTESERNLEVVSEIRKKNWFERYRWFTTTDGFLTIGGRDAASNSAVIRKHLDKDDKVFHGDIFGSPFFILKDAEHVPDTTMNEIASATVCFSRAWREGLYGVSAYWVLPDQVKKSAPSGEFLPKGSFTIEGQRNFIKSETLKLAVGIIKLEDNDYVLTCGPPEPIKKNSICYAIIEPNGLEMAECAKKIRIEFLKIFEDITRKINIDEFVRALPAGKSQIKEISLGDLEKEISTDNELE; this comes from the coding sequence ATGGCATTAGCTGGAATCGAATTAAGATATTTAGTAAATCAAATTTCTGAACAAGTTCAAGGATACTATATCAGTAATATCTACGGAATAACAAAAGACAGTATTCTATTCAAACTTCATCATACAGAAAAAAGCGATCTCTTTATGATGATATCAACGTCTGGTGTTTGGCTAACTAAAGTAAAGATTGATCAAATGGAGCCAAATAGATTGTTGAAGAGGTTAAGAAGTGATTTACTTCGATTAAAATTAAAAAAAATTGAACAAATAGGTGCTGAAAGAATTGCATATTTTACATTTGAGGGATTTGGAAAAGAATTCATTTTAGTTGGAGAATTTTTTGGGGATGGAAATATTCTACTTTGTAATAATGAAATGAAAATTTTAGCCTTACAACATTCAATTGAAGTTAGACATAGAAAACTTAGTGTAGGATTAGACTATACGCAACCTCCAGAAAATAATTTAGATATTTTTAATTTGACAGAATCAGATTTTGATGAATTAAAAAATACAGATTTAATTGCTGCAAAATGGTTTGGAAGAACTTTAGGATTACCAAAAAAATATGTTGAATCTGTTTTTGAAATTACAAATATAGATCCTAAAAAAATTGGTAATTTATTAACAAAAGAAGAAATAGAAAAAATTTATCAAACTACAAAAAATATTATTTCAGATATTGTATTAGGAAATCATGAACCAGTAATTGTTGAAAATGAAAAAATAGAAGTTCTTCCAGTAAAATTAGGGAAATTAGAAGGTAAAATTACTAGTGTTCCTACATTTATTGATGGATTAGACACAGTATTTACAAAAAATATTGTAGATAAGGGAAAATCAATTCAAACTAGTGGTTCAGACAAAAAAATTAAAGATTTAGAAACTCAAATATCTGAACAAGAAAAAGCAATTGCAACAGTAAAAGAAAAATCAAAAAAGATTACAAATGTAGCAAATTCACTTTATGAGATGGTTTCTAAAGGAATTATTTCAATAACAAACGATTCTGCACAAGCAATTTTGGCAACAAATAATGCAAAATTGATTAATGAAAAAGGAATTTCAATGATAATTGTAGAAGATGAAAAAATTAAGATAAATACAGAATCACCACTTCAATCAATTGCATCTGTTTTGTTTAATCAAGCAAAAAAACAATCAGGTGCCATTAATTCAATTCAAGCAATTAAAGAAAAAACAGAAAAGAAATTAAAGAAATTCCAAAATCAAACTGAATCTGAAAGAAATTTAGAAGTAGTTTCAGAAATTCGAAAGAAAAATTGGTTTGAAAGATATAGATGGTTTACGACTACTGATGGATTTCTTACAATCGGTGGAAGAGATGCAGCATCAAATTCTGCTGTAATTAGAAAACACCTAGATAAAGACGATAAAGTTTTTCATGGTGATATTTTTGGATCACCGTTTTTTATTTTGAAGGATGCTGAACATGTACCAGATACAACTATGAATGAAATAGCTTCTGCAACAGTCTGTTTCAGTAGAGCATGGAGAGAAGGATTGTATGGAGTTAGTGCCTATTGGGTACTTCCAGACCAAGTAAAAAAATCTGCACCCAGTGGAGAATTTCTTCCTAAAGGCTCATTTACAATAGAAGGGCAACGAAATTTTATCAAATCTGAGACCCTGAAATTAGCTGTTGGGATAATAAAATTAGAAGATAATGATTATGTTTTAACATGCGGACCGCCAGAACCAATTAAAAAAAATTCTATTTGTTATGCAATAATTGAACCAAATGGATTAGAAATGGCAGAATGTGCAAAAAAAATTAGAATTGAATTTTTAAAAATATTTGAAGATATTACAAGAAAAATAAATATCGATGAATTTGTACGTGCTTTACCTGCTGGAAAAAGTCAAATTAAAGAAATTAGTTTAGGGGATTTAGAAAAAGAAATCTCTACTGATAATGAATTAGAGTAG
- the cbiT gene encoding precorrin-6Y C5,15-methyltransferase (decarboxylating) subunit CbiT, protein MWNYKTPGIPDEHFERAEKVPITKEEVRTIQLSKARLKPGQIVYDIGCGSGSISVEAGIQIESTGKVLAIDYDENAVELTKKNLKKFNLSNVSVLFGNAKEKISDLEIADVIFIGGTGGDTSDIVKLSENKLKTGGRIVIGIILIETLYSVLQILDTLKFDSIDITQVTISKSRKTTTGTMMLARNPVTIISATKV, encoded by the coding sequence ATGTGGAATTATAAAACACCTGGCATTCCTGATGAACATTTTGAACGTGCTGAAAAAGTTCCAATTACTAAAGAAGAAGTAAGAACAATTCAACTCAGTAAAGCTAGATTGAAACCAGGTCAAATCGTTTATGATATTGGTTGTGGCAGTGGCTCTATTTCTGTAGAGGCTGGAATTCAAATTGAATCAACTGGAAAAGTGTTAGCAATTGATTATGATGAAAATGCTGTCGAATTAACTAAAAAGAATTTAAAAAAATTTAATCTTTCAAATGTTTCTGTACTTTTTGGAAATGCTAAAGAAAAAATATCTGATTTAGAAATAGCAGATGTTATTTTTATTGGAGGTACAGGTGGTGACACTAGTGATATTGTCAAACTTTCTGAAAATAAACTAAAAACTGGTGGTAGAATAGTAATTGGAATTATCCTAATTGAAACATTATATTCTGTTTTACAAATTCTTGACACTCTAAAGTTTGATTCTATTGATATTACACAAGTTACTATTTCTAAGAGCAGAAAAACTACTACTGGTACTATGATGTTAGCTAGAAATCCAGTCACTATAATATCTGCTACAAAAGTCTAA
- a CDS encoding CFI-box-CTERM domain-containing protein, whose translation MKPVFIIAIVAVAMIGVMVPSVFAQQFEDFDYTIRGGEVLKFELDSDNTSLLISIDARARGELIITLPRAIIDAKIGSEDTDFDVFIRGMQLSSYEETITPYDRTVTIPFKRSNDELSIVGTHIFSQPAVTMQTQSIEQIVQSELNEEIPNRQAKLLIFSDTEWAGAFQSSNIDFTEIAGQNNEDVIFECNSSMGNQALFGAKIQKLTQEGYLELFVIQNQKILSQGSTEASFGEVYITDNCFSNSGPVPVPEGGGCLIATATYGSEMSQQVQQLRELRDNQLLQTESGTAFMGTFNDIYYSFSPVIADMERENPYFKEAVKLAITPMISSLSLMENAESESEVLSIGISVIALNIGMYLGLPAIVVVGIRKTIF comes from the coding sequence TTGAAACCTGTATTCATTATTGCAATAGTAGCAGTTGCCATGATTGGAGTTATGGTTCCAAGTGTTTTTGCACAACAGTTTGAAGATTTTGATTATACTATTCGAGGTGGAGAAGTTTTAAAATTTGAATTGGATTCAGATAATACATCTTTACTAATTTCCATTGATGCAAGGGCAAGAGGTGAATTAATCATAACATTACCTAGAGCCATAATTGATGCAAAAATAGGTTCTGAGGATACTGATTTTGATGTGTTTATTCGTGGAATGCAACTTTCTTCATATGAAGAAACCATCACTCCTTATGACAGAACAGTCACCATTCCTTTCAAAAGATCAAATGATGAATTATCTATTGTTGGAACACACATATTTTCACAACCTGCAGTCACAATGCAGACACAATCAATAGAGCAAATAGTACAATCAGAATTAAATGAAGAGATACCTAACAGACAAGCAAAATTATTGATATTTTCAGATACGGAATGGGCTGGTGCATTTCAATCTTCAAACATAGATTTTACTGAGATAGCTGGTCAAAATAATGAAGATGTTATTTTTGAATGTAATTCTAGTATGGGAAATCAAGCTCTATTTGGTGCAAAAATTCAAAAATTAACACAAGAAGGTTACTTGGAACTTTTTGTAATTCAAAATCAAAAAATATTATCACAGGGTTCTACTGAAGCAAGTTTTGGTGAAGTATACATTACAGATAATTGTTTTTCTAATTCTGGTCCTGTACCTGTACCTGAAGGTGGAGGTTGTCTAATTGCAACTGCAACTTATGGTTCTGAGATGTCGCAACAAGTGCAACAACTCAGAGAACTACGAGACAATCAATTGTTACAAACAGAATCTGGAACTGCATTCATGGGAACATTCAATGACATTTACTATTCATTCTCACCAGTTATAGCAGACATGGAACGTGAAAACCCATACTTCAAAGAAGCAGTAAAGCTTGCGATTACCCCAATGATCAGTTCATTGTCTTTAATGGAAAATGCTGAATCAGAATCAGAAGTTTTGAGTATTGGGATTTCAGTAATTGCACTAAACATTGGAATGTACCTAGGGCTTCCTGCCATAGTTGTAGTTGGAATTAGAAAAACAATTTTTTAA
- the cobI gene encoding precorrin-2 C(20)-methyltransferase — protein sequence MPGLIGIGVGPGDVELLTVKAVKAIQNADIIMCPASKETRPSIALSVVSSIIDKSKNQEIIKLIFPMTKDKDILEESWKRNAKIMAETVLKGKNVVYLTVGDPYLYSTWIYMHRDLKEKYPDMNISVVPGIVSIFSFASKVGVSVAEGAEKVAIIPSCYDLSSVKEIARHSESMIFLKDGRYFDQVIEVLKESGFPDDSLFAIGQDLGTENEIIRTMKLGEVNDDSLTTKYFSILVVKRV from the coding sequence ATGCCTGGATTAATTGGAATTGGAGTGGGTCCTGGAGATGTAGAACTACTTACAGTAAAAGCAGTAAAAGCAATTCAGAATGCAGATATTATCATGTGTCCAGCTTCTAAAGAGACACGACCAAGTATTGCATTATCCGTTGTTTCATCCATTATAGATAAATCCAAGAATCAAGAAATTATTAAATTAATTTTTCCAATGACTAAAGATAAAGATATTCTAGAGGAATCATGGAAAAGAAATGCCAAAATAATGGCTGAAACTGTTTTGAAAGGAAAAAATGTTGTCTATCTAACAGTAGGTGATCCATATCTGTATAGTACATGGATTTACATGCATAGAGATTTGAAAGAAAAATACCCTGATATGAATATCAGTGTAGTTCCAGGTATTGTATCCATATTCTCATTTGCATCAAAGGTTGGAGTTAGTGTTGCAGAAGGAGCTGAAAAGGTTGCAATCATTCCATCCTGTTATGATTTATCTAGTGTAAAAGAAATTGCAAGACACTCTGAATCAATGATATTTCTTAAAGATGGTAGATATTTTGATCAAGTAATTGAGGTGCTGAAAGAATCTGGATTCCCAGATGATTCTCTTTTTGCAATTGGACAAGACTTGGGAACAGAAAATGAAATTATACGAACTATGAAATTAGGTGAAGTAAATGATGATTCGTTAACTACAAAATATTTTTCAATTTTGGTGGTAAAACGTGTCTAA
- the cobM gene encoding precorrin-4 C(11)-methyltransferase, translated as MSNVFFVGCGPGDPELITVKAKKLIQKADVVVYSGSLIPEPILKLCKKGKLHDAAKLVREEIFDLLYKNAKKDKLVVRLHDGDPAIYGAIREQIDNLEKKGIESTVVPGVTSFLASAAALGTQLTLPGVTQTMIITRAEARTKVPKREQISELAKHQATLIFYLSVHLLNKISKEAIEGGYKKTTPVAVVYRASRKDQKIIIGTLTDIASKVKAEKITMTAIVIIGDVIKPKSYEYSKLYDKTFTHGFRKAKTK; from the coding sequence GTGTCTAACGTTTTTTTTGTTGGTTGCGGTCCAGGTGATCCTGAACTTATTACAGTAAAGGCAAAAAAATTAATTCAAAAAGCTGATGTTGTAGTTTATTCTGGTTCATTAATTCCTGAACCAATTTTGAAATTATGTAAAAAAGGAAAACTTCATGATGCTGCAAAATTAGTTAGAGAAGAAATTTTTGATTTGTTATACAAAAATGCAAAAAAAGACAAACTAGTTGTTAGACTTCATGATGGTGATCCTGCAATTTATGGTGCAATAAGAGAACAGATTGATAATTTAGAAAAAAAAGGAATAGAATCTACTGTTGTGCCTGGAGTTACATCATTTTTAGCCTCGGCTGCAGCACTTGGAACTCAATTAACTCTACCTGGTGTCACTCAAACTATGATAATTACAAGAGCAGAAGCACGCACTAAGGTTCCTAAAAGAGAACAAATTTCTGAACTTGCAAAACATCAAGCTACATTAATTTTTTATCTTAGTGTTCATTTACTCAATAAAATTTCAAAAGAAGCTATTGAGGGAGGATACAAAAAAACTACACCTGTTGCAGTTGTTTACCGAGCAAGTAGAAAAGATCAAAAAATAATTATTGGAACACTTACAGATATTGCAAGTAAAGTGAAAGCTGAAAAAATTACAATGACTGCTATTGTGATCATTGGTGATGTAATTAAACCAAAATCTTATGAATATTCAAAACTTTATGATAAAACATTTACTCATGGATTTAGAAAAGCAAAAACTAAGTAG
- a CDS encoding glutamate racemase — MAKIAVFDSGLGSLSIIKEIQKNMKADIVYFADQKNYPYGNKSQAQIASIIKKTINLLEEKFTPDIIVVASNTPSLMLNLQIGKVVDVKPPLKLAQKKSKSKKIGILATKASVNSKGLVNYVTENNIPKSYEIFKIDGSNLVDLVESGKFLNNKKYCKKIIKKSLDDYIITENIDTITLSSTHLLFLKKLLEIEYPKVEFVDPGSLVAKKILHKIKNKQSKRNSLKIFTSGDIINFKNKLNKIGIKNKINYLST; from the coding sequence TTGGCAAAAATTGCTGTATTTGATTCTGGATTAGGCTCACTTTCAATAATTAAAGAAATTCAAAAAAACATGAAAGCAGATATTGTGTATTTTGCAGATCAAAAGAATTATCCATATGGCAATAAATCCCAGGCTCAAATAGCCTCAATTATTAAAAAAACAATCAACTTGTTAGAAGAAAAATTTACGCCTGACATTATTGTTGTTGCATCAAACACACCTAGTTTAATGTTGAATTTACAAATAGGGAAAGTAGTAGATGTTAAACCTCCTTTAAAATTAGCACAGAAGAAATCAAAATCAAAAAAGATAGGAATACTTGCAACAAAGGCTTCAGTTAACAGTAAAGGACTAGTAAATTATGTTACAGAAAACAATATTCCAAAATCGTATGAAATTTTTAAAATTGATGGTTCAAATCTTGTGGATTTAGTGGAATCAGGAAAATTTCTCAACAATAAAAAATATTGTAAAAAAATAATTAAAAAAAGTTTAGATGATTATATAATTACAGAAAATATTGATACAATTACATTATCAAGTACTCATTTATTATTTCTAAAAAAATTATTAGAAATAGAATACCCAAAAGTTGAGTTTGTTGATCCAGGAAGTTTAGTTGCAAAAAAAATTTTACATAAAATTAAAAATAAACAATCAAAAAGAAATTCATTAAAAATTTTTACATCAGGTGATATAATTAATTTTAAAAATAAATTAAATAAAATTGGTATTAAAAATAAAATAAATTATTTATCTACTTAG
- a CDS encoding Snf7 family protein: MPNFDSTWARQETQSVTGKLRDAVKPQGALKPRIQTAVNKLQVQISKMDSMLGKLQERDAQLFQRVVTAMQQHDTSTSRVLSNELAEIRKVTKMLGNARMSLEQVQLRLTTIHDLGDAMVAIGPAMSTMKGLKSSLGRFMPEADSELNSMTQTLNGLMMDSLAGDSFNMESDVSNEETDKILQEASAVAEQQIGDKFPSVPSSTGLSSQTSSTSSFE; this comes from the coding sequence ATGCCAAACTTCGACAGTACATGGGCTCGACAAGAGACCCAAAGTGTAACTGGCAAACTACGCGATGCAGTAAAGCCTCAAGGTGCATTAAAACCACGTATTCAAACAGCAGTTAACAAACTACAAGTCCAAATTTCGAAAATGGACTCAATGTTAGGTAAATTGCAAGAAAGAGATGCGCAACTCTTTCAACGAGTCGTGACTGCAATGCAGCAACATGATACTAGCACAAGTAGAGTTTTGTCTAACGAATTAGCAGAAATTCGTAAAGTTACAAAGATGCTCGGCAACGCAAGAATGTCTTTAGAACAAGTTCAACTAAGACTGACAACTATTCATGATCTTGGTGATGCTATGGTAGCAATTGGACCAGCTATGTCTACAATGAAGGGATTGAAGTCATCGCTCGGAAGATTCATGCCAGAAGCTGATTCAGAATTGAATAGTATGACCCAGACACTTAATGGACTTATGATGGATTCACTTGCAGGAGACTCATTCAATATGGAGTCCGATGTTTCAAACGAAGAGACTGATAAGATTCTTCAAGAAGCATCCGCAGTAGCTGAGCAACAGATAGGAGATAAATTCCCATCTGTACCATCTTCAACAGGACTTTCGTCACAAACCTCTTCTACTTCTTCCTTTGAGTAG
- the glyS gene encoding glycine--tRNA ligase, which produces MNYEEVMKLALERGFYFPSCEVYSDANAGFWEYGPSGVSLKNKFLELWRRELIRRDGMMEIDGSQIMSKSVFEASGHLGNFADPIIKCTKCNSTFRADRTIAEIANIEIPESADLIEFDNAIKENKIQCPKCKGDFSSTKKFNMMFKVGIGPQEEEAYLRPETCQSIFVDFPRLFKTMRGKLPLGIAQVGKSFRNEIAPRQSLLRLREFYQAEIEVFCNPGRLDDVEKFAEIEKTVIRVQTDGDPISMTCKEALESGTVPNKFVAYYLGILTEFYEKTGIDVSKSRFRKLGDKEKAFYAEVAFDFEVETTIGWLELVACNYRSDYDLSSHAKMSKEKFEVMDNDEKVLPHVFEISMGIDRSLYTILEHSLKNDEEHERMVLSLKPYLSPVHVGILSLVKKDGLKEKTDEIFLNIKRKYDAFLDHSGAIGRRYRRLDEIGAPFAITVDHQTLEDNTVTIRKRDSMEQSRVEISKIDSILFDSVGFP; this is translated from the coding sequence ATGAATTATGAAGAAGTCATGAAATTAGCACTCGAGAGAGGATTTTATTTTCCAAGTTGTGAAGTTTATTCAGATGCAAATGCTGGGTTTTGGGAATATGGACCTTCAGGTGTTAGTCTAAAAAATAAATTTCTAGAATTATGGAGAAGAGAATTAATCAGAAGAGATGGAATGATGGAGATTGATGGTTCTCAAATTATGTCTAAATCAGTTTTTGAAGCATCTGGTCATCTAGGTAATTTTGCAGATCCAATAATAAAATGTACAAAATGTAATTCAACATTTAGAGCAGACAGAACAATTGCGGAAATAGCAAATATCGAGATTCCTGAAAGTGCAGATTTAATTGAATTTGATAATGCAATTAAAGAAAATAAAATTCAATGTCCAAAATGTAAAGGTGATTTTAGTTCAACAAAAAAATTCAATATGATGTTTAAAGTTGGAATTGGACCACAAGAAGAAGAAGCATATCTGAGACCTGAAACATGTCAATCAATATTTGTTGATTTTCCTAGACTTTTTAAAACTATGAGAGGAAAACTCCCATTAGGAATTGCTCAAGTAGGGAAAAGTTTTAGAAATGAAATCGCACCTAGACAAAGTTTACTTCGTCTAAGAGAGTTTTATCAAGCAGAAATTGAAGTATTTTGTAATCCAGGAAGGTTAGATGATGTTGAAAAATTTGCTGAAATAGAAAAGACTGTGATTAGAGTTCAAACGGATGGTGACCCAATTTCTATGACTTGTAAAGAGGCGTTAGAATCAGGTACGGTTCCAAATAAGTTTGTGGCATATTATTTAGGAATTTTAACAGAATTCTATGAAAAAACAGGAATCGATGTTTCAAAAAGTCGATTTAGAAAATTAGGTGATAAGGAAAAAGCTTTCTATGCAGAAGTTGCATTTGATTTTGAGGTTGAAACAACAATAGGTTGGCTTGAACTTGTGGCATGTAATTATAGATCAGATTATGATTTGTCTAGTCACGCAAAAATGAGTAAAGAAAAATTTGAAGTTATGGATAATGATGAAAAAGTTTTACCACATGTTTTTGAAATTTCTATGGGAATAGACAGAAGTCTATATACAATCTTAGAACATTCTTTAAAAAATGATGAAGAACATGAAAGAATGGTTCTATCATTAAAACCATATTTATCTCCAGTTCATGTTGGAATTTTATCATTAGTAAAAAAGGATGGATTAAAAGAAAAAACTGATGAGATTTTTCTCAATATTAAAAGAAAATATGACGCATTTTTAGATCATTCTGGGGCAATTGGTAGAAGATATAGAAGACTGGATGAGATTGGTGCTCCATTTGCAATTACAGTTGATCATCAAACATTAGAAGATAATACAGTGACAATTAGAAAAAGAGACTCGATGGAACAAAGTAGAGTAGAAATTTCTAAAATTGATTCTATTTTATTTGACTCTGTAGGATTTCCTTAA
- a CDS encoding deoxyribonuclease IV, translating to MQVGCHVSISGSIDKSVDNAVERECSAFQIFTRNPRGWHAKELTKEDINLFKSKLKASKIDRFATCAHMPYLPNLATPKSDGFEKSVKTLINEVERCAQLGIPYLVTHLGSHLGTGEEAGIKKLVEGLTRAGETKNDVMILLENTAGQKNSVGSDFQQLGEIFKQLKPKKKFGVCLDTCHAFVAGYDLRTETKVKETFKEFDKHVGIENLKILHLNDARGEIGCNLDRHYHLGLGGIGKEGITSVVKFANKKKIPIILETPIDDDRNDFENVKIAKGCA from the coding sequence ATGCAAGTGGGTTGTCATGTCTCAATATCTGGTTCGATTGATAAATCAGTGGATAATGCTGTTGAAAGAGAATGTTCTGCATTTCAGATTTTTACAAGAAATCCAAGGGGATGGCATGCAAAAGAACTCACAAAAGAGGATATCAACTTATTCAAATCAAAATTAAAAGCAAGTAAAATTGACAGATTTGCCACATGTGCACATATGCCATATTTACCAAATTTAGCTACACCAAAAAGTGACGGGTTTGAAAAATCGGTTAAGACATTAATTAATGAAGTTGAAAGATGTGCACAATTAGGAATACCATATTTAGTTACACATCTTGGAAGTCATTTAGGTACTGGAGAAGAAGCTGGAATTAAAAAATTAGTTGAAGGTTTAACGAGAGCTGGTGAAACAAAAAATGATGTAATGATTTTACTGGAGAATACTGCCGGACAAAAAAATTCTGTTGGCTCCGACTTCCAACAACTTGGGGAAATTTTTAAACAATTAAAGCCAAAGAAAAAATTTGGTGTTTGTCTTGACACATGTCATGCATTTGTCGCTGGATATGATTTACGAACAGAGACAAAAGTAAAAGAAACTTTTAAAGAATTTGACAAACATGTTGGAATAGAAAATTTGAAGATTCTTCATTTAAATGATGCAAGAGGTGAGATCGGATGCAATCTTGATAGACATTATCATTTAGGATTAGGTGGAATAGGAAAAGAAGGCATAACATCAGTTGTAAAATTTGCAAATAAGAAAAAAATCCCAATAATTTTAGAAACTCCAATTGATGATGACAGAAATGATTTTGAAAATGTGAAAATTGCAAAAGGATGTGCATAG